Genomic segment of Microbacterium sp. BH-3-3-3:
CGCGGGGAGTCAGGCGGAGTTCCAGGCCCTCGCGTTCCGCGGTGTGCTGGGCGTGGATCGTCTGCGCGTGTTCGACGTCGACCCCGCGGCAACCGCCAAGCTCGTGCGCAACCTCACCCCGCTCGGCTTCGACATCGAGGTGTGCGACTCGGCGGCCGAGGCCGCTCGCGGCGCCGACATCGTCACGACCTGCACCGCCGACAAGGCGGCGGCGACGGTGCTCAGCGATGCCGACGTGACAGCGGGAATGCACATCAACGCCATCGGCGGCGACTGCCCCGGTAAGACCGAGCTCGACCCCGCGATCCTGTCGCGCGGACCGGTGTTCGTGGAGTACGCCCCGCAGACCCGGATCGAGGGCGAGATCCAGCGGGTCGCCGCCGACTTCCCGGTGACGGAGTTCTGGGAGGTGCTCACCGACCGCGCGCCGGGGCGCACCTCCGACGACCAGGTGACCGTCTTCGACTCGGTCGGCTTCGCAATCGAGGACTTCTCGGCGCTGCGGTTCCTGCGCGACAGCGTCGCGGGCACCGAACTGGCGCTCGAGATCGACCTCGTGGCCGCCCCCGACGATCCGAAGGACCTCTTCGGCCTCGTCGGCGCCCCGGTGCCCGCTCTGTGAGCGCGCTCACCCTGCGCTCGGGCCGGCCGTACGGCGGCGAGCCCGTCGACGTCGTCGTGCGCGACGGCCTCATCGCCTCGATCGTCCCGGCCGGTTCCGCGCCGGCCGAGGGCGAGGTCGTCGAGCTCGACGGCCGCGCGATCGGTCCCGGCCTCTGGGACGCCCACGTGCACTTCTCGCAGTGGGTCATCTCGAGCCGCCGCGTCGACGTCGCCGGCACGCACAGCCCCGATGAGGTCGTGGATGCCGTGCGTCGGGCGCTCGTCGCCGGGGCGCCGCGAACCGACGGGGTGCTCGTCGGCTACGGCTACCGCGACGGGTTGTGGACCACTCCGACCACACTCCGACTCCTCGACGACGCGTTCCCCGACGTTCCGGTGGTGCTCGTCAGCGGCGACCTGCACGCCGGGTGGATGAACTCCCGCGGGGCCGAACGCCTCGGCCTCCGCCCCGACGCCAGCGGCGTCGTCGCCGAGCTCGAGTGGATCGCCGCCCTGCAGCGGTTCCAGCAGGCGGCATTCATTCCGGTCGAGGCATATGGCGAGGTCGCCGACGCCGCTGCCCGGCGCGGTGTGGTCGGCATCGTCGACTACGAGAACGTCCCGAACTTCCTCGAGTGGCCCGAGCGGGTCGCCGCGGGCGTGCGTGCGCTGCGGGTCGACGCCTCGGTGTGGCCCGACCGACTCGAGCAGGCCATCGCCGCGGGCCTGCGGACGGGCGACCCGCTCGACGCCGACGGACTCGTCACCATGGGCCGGCTGAAGGTCGTCGTCGACGGCTCCCTCAACACGCGCACGGCGTGGTGCTGGGACCCGTACCCCGGTGCCGACCCCCTGCACGCCCACGCGTGCGGCGTGCAGAGCGTCTCGGTCGACGAGCTGCACCGACTGCTCCGACGCGCGAAGCAGGGCGGCATCCTCCCCGCCGTGCATGCCATCGGCGACCGCGCGAACGCCGAGGTGATCGGTGTGCTCGAGACCCTCGGCATGCCCGGCATCATCGAGCACGCGCAACTCGTGAGCGACGGCGATTTCGCCCGATTCCGCCGGGTGGGCCTCATCGCCAGCGTGCAGCCCGAGCACGCGATGGACGACCGCGACATCGCCGACCTGCACTGGTCGGGACGCACCGACCGGGCCTTCGCGTTCGGCTCTCTGCATCGGTCGGGCGCGGCCCTGCGCCTCGGCTCCGACGCCCCCGTCGCCCCGCTCGACCCGTGGCACGCGATCGCGTCGGCGACCTCGCGCAGCCGCGGCGACCGCGAGGCCTGGCATCCGGAACAACGCCTTCCGCTCGACGTCGCGCTGGCGGCGAGCAGCCGCAGCACCCTCGCCGTCGGGCAGCCGGCCGACCTCGTGGTGCTCGAACGCGACCCCTTCGCGTGCGACCGCGACGACCTGCGCGAGATGACCGTGGCGGCGACCCTTCTCGGCGGGCGGTTCACGCACCGGGCGGTGTGACCGGGCTCGTCGGGGGCGGCGGGCCGCCCCCGACAGGCCAGCCGTCGCGCGGGGCCGTCGCGTGCGGACGCTCGACGATCCGGTGCGTCGCGCCTCGGCGCGTGCACGAACGCGATTCCCGCGCCCGGTCGACGCGTTCCCGCCCGCGCGGAGCGTTCAGGCGTTCAGGACGAGCGTCTCTCCCGCACGAGCGCGCGAGACGCAGGGGTAGATGATGCGGGAGTCGTCGTCCACCGTCAGCGAATCGCGGTGGTCCACCGCCCCATCCAGCACGGGCACGGCGCACGAGCCGCAGACCCCGCGCAGGCAGGAGCCGTTCATCGGCACCCCGGCGCCCTGGAGCGACTCGAGCAGCGACCGGGTCGCGGGCACCTCGACGGTCACACCGGACCGGGCGGCGGTGGCGGTGAAGGCCTCGTTCGGCCCGAACTCCCGCTTCCGGGGCTCGAAACGCTCGAGATGGATGCCGGACCCCTCGGGCAGTGTCGGGGTCAGCGCCCAGAGCGCGTCGACGAACGACGCCGGCCCGCACGCGTAGACGTCGGTGCCGGGGGCGATCCCGCCGACGACCGCGTCGAGGTCGAGACGCCCCTGCTCGCGGCTGACGTGGGTGGTGGCGCGATCGCCGAGGGCGGCGATCTCGTCGGCGAAGGCGACGCCGTCGCGCTCCCGGGCGACGACGATCATTCTCCAGTCGGCGTCGACGGCGGCGAGGTGACGGGCCATCGACAGGATCGGCGTGACCCCGATCCCGGCGGCCAGCAGCAGGTACGCGGGGGCCTCGCCGAGCTCGAACAGATTGCGGGGCGGGCGGACCCAGACGGTGCTGCCCTCGCGCAGGAACGCGTGGATGTAGTGCGAGCCGCCGCGCGACAGTTCTTCGCGGCGCACGGCGATACGGTACGACGCGGTGTCGGCGGGGTCGCCGCACAGCGAGTACTGCCGCTCGTGGCGCGTGATCAGCTGCAGGTCGATATGGGCGCCGGGGTTCCAGGCGGGGAGGGGGGATCCATCGACGTTCTGCAGGCGGATGCTCACGATGTCGGGCGTCTGGCGGATGATCTCGCGGACCACCAGGGGCATCAGTCCCTCGCGGCTGCGCACCTCAGTACAGCGCCCGGTAGGCGCCGGACATGGCCTCGTCGATGACGTCGCCGACCGCGGCATCCCATCCCGAGGTGCTCGCCCAGATCTGGCCCGAGGTCGGCACCTGCGTGGCCAGGTCCTGCATGTCGGCGTCCCAGATCCCGCCGCGTAGCAGAGCGCGCCCGCAGTGCAGGTACACCTGCTCGACGCGCAGCACGATCGCGAGGTCGGGCACGGTGTGGTCCTGCTCGAGGGAGCGCAGCAGGGTGGGGTCGTCGGTGACGAACGCGGTGCCGTTGATGCGCAGCGTCTCGCTCATTCCCGGCACGAAGCACAGCAGGGCGGCGTGGCCGTTGTCGACGATGTTGCGCATCGAGTCGGCGATCTTATTGCCGAGGCGGTCGGGAAGCACGACGGTGCGGTCATCGATCGCCCGCACGAAACCGGGGTAGTCGCCGCGCGGCGAGCAGTCGCACGTTCCGTCGCGATCGGCGGTGGCGAGGGTGGCGAACGGCGAGTGGGCCAGGAAGCGCAGGCAGTTCTCATCGAGGTGGTCGGTGATCTTCTGCAGCGAGGGGCCCTCCGGCTCGCCCAGCGTGCCGAGGATGTCCTCGAGCCCGAGCGCGCGGAAATCGGTGGAGAGCATGTCATCGACGCTACCCCGGGGTCCCTCGAACCTCATCGTCGCCCGGGCACAGGATCACCGGGTCGAAGTGTGCCGTCGGCACAGCGGGCGCCGGGGTGATGGACGGCCACCGCCCCACGCCGGCGCCGAGATCAGGCCCCGACGCCCTCCTCAGCGCCCCGAGCCCAGCAGGCGCACGCGGCACGCCAGCTCGACCGCGAAGCGGGTGTCGGGGTCGTCGAGGTCGACCCCGAGCAGCTCGCGCGCGCGTCGGATGCGGTAGCCGACCGCATTGGGGTGCAGGTTCAGCTCGCGCCCGGCCCGCGCGAGCGAATGACGGTGGCCGAGGTACGACAGCAGCGTGCGCACGGCCGTCGTCGCCTTCTCGGGGCCCAGCACGTCGAGCGGGTGGAGGATGTCGTCGAGCAGATTGCGGCTCACCGGCGAGGCGTAGAAGTCGAGCAGCAGACGTCGGAGCCCGGTCACGTCGGTGAGCTCGATGGCATCCAGTCGACCGCCGGCGATGGCGGAGTCGGCGGCGACGCGCGCCTCGGCAGCCGACTGCCGCAGGCCCGCGGCTCCGGTCTGCGGGGTGCCGAGACCGACCGTGTACGTCCAGTCGTCACCGATGAGACGGCGGGCCTGGGCCTGCACGCGCGACACGACGTCGCGCAGGCGCCGCTGATGGTCGCCCGCGCCGTGGTCCTCGCTGCTGACGACGAGGACGTCGTCCTGCAGGAAGGCGATGTGCCACAGCTCGGGGCGGTCCTCGATGAGCTGCAGGGTGAACAGCTCGAGCGCGGCCTCGACGAAGCGCGGGGCGCGCAGCCCCGGGTCGGTGCGGTGCTGCGGACGCATCCACGCCACGGCGTGCGAGAGCTGCAGCGGCAGACCGAGGCGTGCGGCCGGAGCGACGAACCCGTCGACGCGACCGGCCTCGGCGAGGATCAGCTCGACGATGAGGTCGGCGCGCGACTGATTCGGGGCGAAGCGGTCCTGCAGGTGCCGCTGCATGGCCCGCGACACGAGCGAGGCCACGACCGGCAGCGCGACGGTGGCGGCCGGATCCGAGGTCTCGGCGACCAGCCTGCCGATGGGCACCTCGCCCGCGAACACCGCGTCGGCGTCGGTCCACGAGGTCGCCAGGTCTTCGCGCACGCTCACCCGCACGCCCAGGGCGGTGCCCGCGGCGTCGAGGATCGCCGCCACCGCGTCTCCCTCGCCCGCAGCCGCGGCCTGCGTCGCCTTCTCGACCGCGAAGGCCGCGCGGGTCATCGACTCGGCCGCGCCCCCGCTGATCACCCGGTCGATCGCCACGGCGAGGTCGGGAGCGGGCGCCGCGAGCGACACGAGCACGGGAACGCCGCCGCGCAGCGCCAGCACGGTCGCGGTCTCGGTCGCCGTGAAGCCCGCGGGCATGACGAGGCCCGCCAGCCCGCGCGCGCTGGCCTGGCGCAGGGCCACGTCGACGAGGTACGGCGCGGGCGGGTCGTCGCCGGCCACGACGGCCAGGGTGCCCGCGGTCAGGCCGGGCAGATCGGCGAGGGTCGACACGTCGACGCGTTCGATCGTCGCTCCGCCCTCGGGGCCGGCGGCGTGCGCGATGCCCAGGCGTTCGGTCTGAGCGAGAAGGTCGGAAGTGGTGAGCTGTGCCACCAGCACAATGTACGCCAATTCCCTGTCTGCTCACCACATTGTCGCTCGCGGAGACGGTGCTTAGTGTCGTGTCATGGCACTTCCGTCTCCCGTCACGCCGACCGCGGCCCGCGCCCCCGAGCACGTCACGGCCGACGACATCGCCGCGCTCGCCGCGGGCGCGGCGATCTTCGGCACGGGCGGCGGCGGCGCCGTCTACACCTCGCAGCTGACGACCGAGCGCGCGATCCGCGAGCACGGGCCGGTGCGGCTGCTGAGCCTCGACGACCTCGGACCCGACGACGCCGTCATCATGATGAGCGGCATCGGCGCACCGACCGTCGGCATCGAGATGCTCTCGTCGGTGCAGCAGGTCGAGACCCTGCTGCGCGAGGCCGAACGCGTCGCCGGGCGCACGATCACCGCGATCATGCCCGCCGAGATCGGCGGCAGCAACGGCGTCTCGCCCGCCGGATGGGCCGCTCGCCTGGGC
This window contains:
- a CDS encoding ornithine cyclodeaminase; translation: MTGFVGVDAMVRWVATNGAERLMTDMVAYLEADYRRWSSFDKVERMASHTPFGVIELMPISDPDTYAFKYVNGHPFNPGRGYQTVTAFGVLADVHNGYPVFLSEMTLLTALRTAATSAMVARRLARPDPRTMAMIGAGSQAEFQALAFRGVLGVDRLRVFDVDPAATAKLVRNLTPLGFDIEVCDSAAEAARGADIVTTCTADKAAATVLSDADVTAGMHINAIGGDCPGKTELDPAILSRGPVFVEYAPQTRIEGEIQRVAADFPVTEFWEVLTDRAPGRTSDDQVTVFDSVGFAIEDFSALRFLRDSVAGTELALEIDLVAAPDDPKDLFGLVGAPVPAL
- a CDS encoding MSMEG_1061 family FMN-dependent PPOX-type flavoprotein encodes the protein MLSTDFRALGLEDILGTLGEPEGPSLQKITDHLDENCLRFLAHSPFATLATADRDGTCDCSPRGDYPGFVRAIDDRTVVLPDRLGNKIADSMRNIVDNGHAALLCFVPGMSETLRINGTAFVTDDPTLLRSLEQDHTVPDLAIVLRVEQVYLHCGRALLRGGIWDADMQDLATQVPTSGQIWASTSGWDAAVGDVIDEAMSGAYRALY
- a CDS encoding CdaR family transcriptional regulator — encoded protein: MAQLTTSDLLAQTERLGIAHAAGPEGGATIERVDVSTLADLPGLTAGTLAVVAGDDPPAPYLVDVALRQASARGLAGLVMPAGFTATETATVLALRGGVPVLVSLAAPAPDLAVAIDRVISGGAAESMTRAAFAVEKATQAAAAGEGDAVAAILDAAGTALGVRVSVREDLATSWTDADAVFAGEVPIGRLVAETSDPAATVALPVVASLVSRAMQRHLQDRFAPNQSRADLIVELILAEAGRVDGFVAPAARLGLPLQLSHAVAWMRPQHRTDPGLRAPRFVEAALELFTLQLIEDRPELWHIAFLQDDVLVVSSEDHGAGDHQRRLRDVVSRVQAQARRLIGDDWTYTVGLGTPQTGAAGLRQSAAEARVAADSAIAGGRLDAIELTDVTGLRRLLLDFYASPVSRNLLDDILHPLDVLGPEKATTAVRTLLSYLGHRHSLARAGRELNLHPNAVGYRIRRARELLGVDLDDPDTRFAVELACRVRLLGSGR
- a CDS encoding amidohydrolase is translated as MSALTLRSGRPYGGEPVDVVVRDGLIASIVPAGSAPAEGEVVELDGRAIGPGLWDAHVHFSQWVISSRRVDVAGTHSPDEVVDAVRRALVAGAPRTDGVLVGYGYRDGLWTTPTTLRLLDDAFPDVPVVLVSGDLHAGWMNSRGAERLGLRPDASGVVAELEWIAALQRFQQAAFIPVEAYGEVADAAARRGVVGIVDYENVPNFLEWPERVAAGVRALRVDASVWPDRLEQAIAAGLRTGDPLDADGLVTMGRLKVVVDGSLNTRTAWCWDPYPGADPLHAHACGVQSVSVDELHRLLRRAKQGGILPAVHAIGDRANAEVIGVLETLGMPGIIEHAQLVSDGDFARFRRVGLIASVQPEHAMDDRDIADLHWSGRTDRAFAFGSLHRSGAALRLGSDAPVAPLDPWHAIASATSRSRGDREAWHPEQRLPLDVALAASSRSTLAVGQPADLVVLERDPFACDRDDLREMTVAATLLGGRFTHRAV
- a CDS encoding PDR/VanB family oxidoreductase, with amino-acid sequence MPLVVREIIRQTPDIVSIRLQNVDGSPLPAWNPGAHIDLQLITRHERQYSLCGDPADTASYRIAVRREELSRGGSHYIHAFLREGSTVWVRPPRNLFELGEAPAYLLLAAGIGVTPILSMARHLAAVDADWRMIVVARERDGVAFADEIAALGDRATTHVSREQGRLDLDAVVGGIAPGTDVYACGPASFVDALWALTPTLPEGSGIHLERFEPRKREFGPNEAFTATAARSGVTVEVPATRSLLESLQGAGVPMNGSCLRGVCGSCAVPVLDGAVDHRDSLTVDDDSRIIYPCVSRARAGETLVLNA